The segment aaaaattttgcaaaatttttcagattctccatcacatcgaatctttagacgtatgcatggagtattaaatatagaaaaaaataaaaactaattacacagtttggtcgaaattgacgagacgaatcttttcactctagttagtccataattggataatatttgtcaaatacaaacgaaagtgtcactattcatattttgcaaaaaattctgaaagtaaacaagacctagatACAAATTCCAAAAGAAAAGGACCAAATTACAAAAGTGCCAAAACTCAGTGCGAATGGGCGCCAAACGGCCGAAACCCTAACTCCGCCAGTCCCATCAGCCCCCTCCATTTCAAATCCACATTCCCCCCTTCCTCCACCTCTCACCCCTCGCCGTCTCCGGCGAGACCCGGAAATGGATCTCGCCGCCACCCCCTCCAGGTCAAAATCCAAGCCCAGATCCTCGCCGGCGAagcccgccgccgctgccgctaaGTCCAGGATGGACCTCTGCACCCCGTCCAAGCCTACGCCCAGGCGGAAGTCCAAATCGACAGCCTCGCCGGCGCCGATGTCTCCGGCGACGCCATCCACCATCCGGCGCTCGCGCCGCCTCCTCGAAACCCCCACCAAAGCAGCCCTGGAGGTTCAGGTGAAGGCTACGCCGACCCCTACCTCCAAGGCCAAGCGCGCCGCGCCGTCACCTAAAACCCCTGCTCAGCGCGAGCCCAAGAGGCAGAAGCGACACCCGAGAAAGAGGGCATACTACCGGAAGGTGGTGTACGACGGCGGAGAGTTCGAGGTCGGTGATGACGTGTACGTGAAGCGGCGGGAGGCGGCGGAGTCTGACGGGGAGGACCCTGAGGTGGAGGAGTGCCGCGTATGCTTCCGCACCGGTGGCGGGGTTATGGTGGAGTGCGACGCGTGCCTCGGCGGATTCCACCTCCGTTGCGTGCGACCGCCGCTTCGGAGGGTGCCTGAAGGTGACTGGGCGTGTCCGTACTGCGAGGCCGAGCGCGCCGGAAAGTTGGTCGAGCGGCCCAGGCCGCCTGAGGGGAAGCGCATCGTGAGGACCTCCAAGGAGAAACTCCTTTCCGGTGATCTGTGGGCTGCACGCATCGAGAGGTCCGTGAGGTTTTATCATCGAGAGATCATTGATGTGTAAaaagttttattattaattGTGGGATGTTTTAGTTGTAACATTCAGGTTTGTGCAAGGCATTGTTCTTCTATACAGAGGCGTGCCTCTTCATCCTCTtcttttagtttctaaaaaaatgttaaaaaagcaACCTGTGATGGTAGATGTTCCTCATTTCCTCAATATGTCACCAGATACGCTTTACATGTGTCAATGATACTTAACACTTAATGCATTGTTTGTGAGTTTACTGAATGGTGCTGTTATCGGTAACAGTTTATGGAGGGAGCCTGATGGCACGTTTTGGGCAAAGATCAGGTGGTACATTATCCCCGAAGAGACTGCAGCAGGAAGGCAGCCGCATAATTTGAGAAGAGAGCTGTATCGTACCAATGATCTTGGAGACATTGAGGTGATCATTGTCTTCTGTGTACAGTTGTCCCTTTCATAATTTTTCATCGCTTGTCCTTCTGTTGTCTTGAGTTCTTTGTGCTTATGGTCTGTGCAGATGGAAACAATCCTTAGACATTGTTCTGTAATGAGCCCCAAAGACTTTAGGGATGCTAATGATGGAGGAGATGATGTATTTTATTGTGAATATGAGTATGATATACATTGGCATAATTTTAAGCGTCTTGCAGATATTGATGATGAGCTGGAGGTATGCACgagaactcttgagatgcaaaACAGTCTTCTTTGTAGCTTTGACACCATTGCGATTTAAccagtgactaagctttttccTATTCATTTATTGTAGACAAAGGAAGATCCCAACGACGAGCCTTACAATGCCGGAGATGATTATAACAGTGACAGTGATGAAGATTCAGAGTATGATGAGGAGGAAGAACCTACGTCATCTTTCTCTGCCAGAAGGAATCAATCACATGAATTGGCAGCGGTAACAACcattctcttctctcttcatcTTCTGCTTTGTATTTCTTTACTGAAATGACTTATTTATACATAGAATTCAAGGAAAGGTAGAATATATGGCCTACAAAAAATTGGGATAAGAAAAATTCCTGAGCATGTTCGGTGCCACCAAAAGACTGAGCTGGAGAAGGCAAAAGCAACCCTGTTATTGGCAACTCTTCCTAAGTCATTGCCTTGCAGGGATAAGTATGTTTATTCATCTGACTGAATGTTGTGCGCGTTTTACAAAAACTGCTACTCAGCTGAAGTCTCATTTCAGAGAAATGGAGGAGATATCTATATTTGTAAAGGATGCAATCTGCAATGACCAATGCCTGGGACGCTGCCTTTATATACATGGTGTACCCGGTACTGGCAAGGTAAGACTATCATTTTGTGGGTTCTTTTATGGTTTTATCTCATCTGCTGTGGCTAAACATTAAACCATTTTTTCTGCATCTATTTTGTCAACCTACAGACTATGAGTGTACTTGCCGTTATGAGGAGGCTGAGATCTGAATTTGATTCTGGAACTCTGAGGCCATACTGTTTTATTGAAATTAATGGTCTTAAATTAGCATCTCCAGAGAATATCTACAAGGTACTTCTGCTTTGTGGCCTAATGATAAATAAATCTGCCCTACTCAACTGTAGCTGGCACATAACCCTCAGGAAAGAATTGTAATTGGTGTATTCTTTTTAAATTCTGC is part of the Sorghum bicolor cultivar BTx623 chromosome 10, Sorghum_bicolor_NCBIv3, whole genome shotgun sequence genome and harbors:
- the LOC8065432 gene encoding LOW QUALITY PROTEIN: origin of replication complex subunit 1 (The sequence of the model RefSeq protein was modified relative to this genomic sequence to represent the inferred CDS: inserted 1 base in 1 codon; deleted 1 base in 1 codon); the encoded protein is MDLAATPSRSKSKPRSSPAKPAAAAAKSRMDLCTPSKPTPRRKSKSTAXAGADVSGDAIHHPALAPPPRNPHQSSPGGSGEATPTPTSKAKRAAPSPKTPAQREPKRQKRHPRKRAYYRKVVYDGGEFEVGDDVYVKRREAAESDGEDPEVEECRVCFRTGGGVMVECDACLGGFHLRCVRPPLRRVPEGDWACPYCEAERAGKLVERPRPPEGKRIVRTSKEKLLSGDLWAARIESLWREPDGTFWAKIRWYIIPEETAAGRQPHNLRRELYRTNDLGDIEMETILRHCSVMSPKDFRDANDGGDDVFYCEYEYDIHWHNFKRLADIDDELETKEDPNDEPYNAGDDYNSDSDEDSEYDEEEEPTSSFSARRNQSHELAANSRKGRIYGLQKIGIRKIPEHVRCHQKTELEKAKATLLLATLPKSLPCRDKEMEEISIFVKDAICNDQCLGRCLYIHGVPGTGKTMSVLAVMRRLRSEFDSGTLRPYCFIEINGLKLASPENIYKVVYEQLSGHRVGWKKALHYLTEHFSGGTKIGKQANQPIILLIDELDLLLTRNQSVLYNILDWPTKPNSNLVVIGIANTMDLPEKLLPRISSRMGIQRLCFGPYNYRQLQEIITSRLKGIDAFEEQAIEFASRKVAAMSGDARRALEICRRAAEFADYRVKQSRQSAQSTVSANKGDGVVSMGDIEAAIQEVFQAPHIQVMKNCPKFGKVILVALVHELYKSGLGEIMFDKLATTVFSWCLANREVVPGYDTLVKICCKLGESKIILCEEGSKHKLQKLQLNYPSDDVTFALKESTDLPWISKYL